The Sphingobacterium bambusae genome includes a window with the following:
- a CDS encoding DUF4132 domain-containing protein, which yields MISSEKANAFIQQHKKISISKEELTSFSRPYELLGLIITGHLESGYSDQANLQAYQEGFGIDSTANPWDSKEGLRLADLLFGAVMGPMVSTVWDSMKKLPFQNEYTRRPFRLDPKLYYVQIQLTTLKYIYYAGASGFNSMAIIDQLQYDVYQKVPMIGLFYAVVLTADKEKYYPLLEEIFLGEHDIGGVSSELIRGLLLTEEDSYHLLVEKLLLAAQQQEGLRQTILETLDFTSVKALKRFIKVILDHNLMRFSSVVRAVDTWFGFGWEAPKANTIKRTLELAQTFLEDPTAGEQAVFSKDNLALYVALWAKAIEDVDVANRAAFSVLFDDQKPVILKLVSLFFVQQTERTHSNLIPYAEQHFGEDIEMDYWMLVNFPAHELSDSLFERLVRSAASLPNEGKTFSERGFSWKHYTIKPEYFYDAIIKYAQPHQFVILANDLAAIPSNARESLMRKLFPNHISYSWSYRYGGAPAEKELSFAADAWQRKVVRQAISDRNTSVSATGLNLMRAIDLYEEDIVLLEALLARKGKEQRKASIQLLLNQRDEVLMASLSRLLNSSNVDQRLAGLEMLVLLGDKPDWTAYVKQQAEIYNTRKVGKNESVFLERLNKESAAPVYSLQNGFGAIDYTNLTAMRLPESRFKRPKKKLFSFSKKQFLFEDLIDVKKTSKAINALYALFDQHRKHEYSYEGYQGALETTLLEIALREIKRLDVEATAMERLDNLPLATVWKDWYKQSELNDFEIQAAMSYIYTHFNDRDLHPELKSFKALYIPEFTVVNFGQGQYYYNSDSHKVVDILDALLESYGDRSVLAAYKLDLLEDSITHFPEELKSRNFKNIQYYYQNDVYWTDLIGNMLYTISVADYPFFSREDLLRLYQLRLFLLGQQLAKGQSVSTIQQVIPHLTVALNPEKPVQVDFPPFELLFELYRDQQINDDDLLFLSLIGKDLFFILDGGQNYHTQRLKSYTIPEINGPLKKNMLVVELERGDVPTEASPYIGKIQKVEGLSYFFEVLQRMGKENFDRGYSYGNDLSKKYTFSRILKQSSPNDDEGYAEFVAALKETGIDKKRIIEVSCYATQWADWLGDYLRIPSLAEAVWWFLAHTTDYMDAEKETILSRYSAVPKNDFQKGAIDIDWFQRVYSNLGKTNWKVVHESAKYLSDGMGYRRVKIYSSVLLGETKITETIKKITEKRDKDYVMALGLIPISKANAEADLLKRYNILQNFLKESKQFGAQRQESEKNAVAIGMDNLARNAGFEDSVRFVWAMEGKATQQILKESMVTIDDVEVQLVVDEEGKAELLVNRNGKMLKSVPDKYKKNKAIESLKEGKAYLTKQFSRTKLALENSMLRRDSYSMSELRQIMEHPIVKAMLSKLVLYIPDNQQAGFWSEEGLLDSSGNVVPVKETDRILIAHPVHLYNSVQWDLYQHYLFTHAIQQPFKQVFRELYVPTADELEQLTRSARYQGQQIQPQKTIALLRGRGWTVSYEEGLQKVFHKEGYLVTMFAMADWYTPSDVEAPTLELVCFYALRDRALLPITDIDPVVFSEVMRDMDLVVSVAHVGEVDPEASHSSMQMRAALAGESAKLFGLDNVEVKERHILIHGTLADYSIHLGSGMVSKGGRQLAIIPVHSQHRGRIFLPFVDDDPKSAEIISKMRYLAQDNKIKDPTILAQING from the coding sequence ATGATTTCTTCCGAAAAAGCGAATGCGTTTATACAACAACATAAGAAAATTTCGATCTCGAAAGAGGAACTTACTAGTTTTTCTAGGCCATACGAGCTATTAGGCCTAATCATCACGGGACATTTAGAAAGTGGGTATTCTGATCAGGCTAATCTACAGGCTTACCAAGAAGGCTTTGGGATAGATAGTACGGCCAATCCCTGGGATAGTAAAGAAGGATTGCGCCTAGCCGACTTACTCTTTGGCGCTGTTATGGGGCCTATGGTGTCAACGGTATGGGATAGCATGAAGAAGTTGCCCTTCCAAAATGAGTACACTAGACGTCCATTTCGGTTAGACCCAAAATTGTACTATGTACAGATCCAATTAACAACCTTAAAATATATTTACTATGCTGGTGCATCGGGTTTCAACTCGATGGCTATAATTGATCAGCTCCAGTATGATGTGTATCAAAAGGTGCCCATGATAGGTCTGTTTTATGCGGTCGTGTTAACGGCGGATAAGGAAAAGTATTACCCGCTTTTGGAGGAGATATTTCTCGGCGAACACGACATCGGTGGTGTGTCCAGCGAGCTTATTAGAGGACTGTTGTTAACGGAAGAAGATAGCTATCATTTGTTGGTCGAAAAATTATTGTTGGCTGCGCAGCAACAGGAAGGGTTGCGACAGACAATCCTAGAAACCTTGGACTTTACCTCGGTGAAGGCGCTGAAGCGATTTATAAAAGTGATACTGGATCATAACTTGATGCGCTTTTCTTCGGTAGTACGTGCTGTGGATACTTGGTTTGGCTTTGGATGGGAAGCGCCAAAGGCAAACACCATCAAGCGGACGCTAGAGCTAGCGCAGACTTTTTTGGAGGATCCTACAGCAGGAGAGCAAGCAGTATTCAGTAAAGACAACTTAGCGCTGTATGTGGCATTATGGGCAAAAGCGATCGAGGATGTTGATGTCGCCAACAGGGCGGCATTCTCCGTGCTGTTTGATGATCAAAAACCCGTAATACTAAAGTTGGTATCCTTATTCTTCGTTCAGCAGACCGAACGCACCCACTCAAATCTGATCCCATATGCAGAACAGCATTTTGGAGAGGATATCGAAATGGATTATTGGATGCTGGTTAATTTCCCTGCGCACGAGCTTTCTGACAGTCTTTTCGAGCGGCTTGTTCGGTCTGCAGCTTCACTGCCCAATGAAGGAAAGACATTTTCCGAGCGAGGGTTTTCCTGGAAACATTATACGATCAAGCCCGAATACTTTTATGACGCGATCATTAAGTATGCGCAGCCCCACCAATTTGTGATTTTGGCCAATGACTTAGCTGCTATCCCTTCCAATGCGCGTGAAAGCTTGATGCGTAAACTTTTTCCAAATCATATCTCCTACAGCTGGTCTTACCGCTACGGCGGTGCGCCAGCGGAAAAAGAGCTGTCATTTGCTGCCGATGCTTGGCAGCGCAAGGTGGTGAGACAGGCCATTTCCGATCGTAATACTTCCGTATCGGCTACGGGACTGAATCTCATGCGAGCCATAGATCTCTATGAGGAAGATATCGTGCTACTGGAAGCCCTCTTGGCTAGAAAAGGAAAGGAGCAAAGAAAAGCAAGTATACAGCTGCTGCTAAACCAGCGCGACGAGGTGCTGATGGCATCGTTATCGCGACTATTGAACTCTTCAAATGTGGACCAACGTTTGGCCGGACTAGAAATGCTAGTGTTGCTTGGAGACAAACCCGACTGGACTGCATATGTAAAACAACAGGCAGAGATCTACAACACGCGCAAAGTTGGTAAAAACGAATCTGTATTCTTAGAGCGGTTGAATAAAGAATCTGCTGCCCCCGTATATAGTCTCCAAAATGGATTTGGCGCAATTGATTATACAAACTTGACAGCGATGCGGCTGCCCGAGAGCCGTTTTAAACGACCTAAGAAAAAGTTATTCTCTTTCAGTAAGAAGCAATTTCTATTTGAAGACCTGATCGATGTAAAGAAAACAAGCAAGGCTATCAATGCGCTCTATGCGCTGTTTGACCAGCACAGGAAGCACGAGTATAGCTACGAGGGTTACCAAGGAGCTTTGGAAACCACCTTGCTGGAAATCGCCTTAAGGGAAATCAAACGTTTGGACGTGGAAGCCACTGCAATGGAACGATTGGACAACTTGCCATTAGCAACCGTATGGAAAGATTGGTATAAGCAATCGGAACTAAATGACTTCGAAATACAGGCCGCAATGTCTTATATCTATACCCATTTCAACGATCGCGACCTCCACCCTGAACTGAAATCCTTTAAAGCCCTTTATATTCCGGAATTTACAGTGGTTAATTTTGGGCAAGGACAGTATTACTATAACAGTGATTCGCACAAGGTTGTTGATATACTCGATGCGCTACTGGAATCCTACGGGGACAGGTCGGTATTGGCCGCGTATAAATTGGACCTGTTGGAAGATAGCATAACTCATTTTCCGGAAGAGCTGAAAAGTCGGAATTTTAAGAACATTCAATATTATTATCAGAACGACGTCTATTGGACCGACTTAATCGGCAATATGCTTTACACGATAAGCGTAGCCGACTACCCGTTTTTTTCGCGCGAAGATTTACTACGCCTTTACCAATTGCGCTTATTCCTTCTTGGGCAGCAGCTCGCAAAAGGACAATCTGTATCCACTATACAACAGGTAATCCCTCACTTAACCGTTGCATTGAATCCGGAGAAACCTGTGCAGGTGGATTTTCCGCCTTTCGAACTTTTGTTTGAACTCTACAGAGATCAGCAGATAAATGATGATGACTTGTTGTTCCTTTCATTAATTGGTAAAGACTTGTTCTTTATCCTCGATGGTGGACAAAATTATCATACGCAGCGATTGAAGTCTTATACTATTCCCGAGATCAACGGACCGTTGAAGAAGAATATGCTTGTGGTGGAATTGGAGCGTGGCGATGTTCCTACGGAGGCCTCGCCTTATATTGGGAAGATTCAAAAGGTGGAAGGGTTGAGCTATTTCTTTGAAGTGCTGCAACGTATGGGTAAGGAAAACTTCGATCGAGGCTATAGCTATGGCAATGACCTAAGCAAAAAATATACCTTCAGCCGTATTTTGAAACAGAGCAGTCCGAACGATGATGAGGGGTACGCGGAATTTGTTGCAGCGTTGAAAGAAACAGGTATCGATAAAAAGCGGATCATAGAGGTTTCTTGTTATGCGACGCAGTGGGCCGATTGGCTGGGAGATTACCTTCGTATCCCGAGCTTAGCAGAAGCGGTATGGTGGTTTTTAGCCCACACAACAGATTATATGGATGCTGAAAAGGAAACGATATTATCCCGGTATTCAGCAGTGCCAAAAAATGACTTCCAAAAAGGAGCAATCGACATAGACTGGTTCCAGCGGGTGTATAGTAACTTGGGAAAGACCAATTGGAAGGTCGTCCACGAGTCGGCAAAGTACCTGTCGGATGGAATGGGCTACCGTAGGGTGAAAATTTATTCGTCGGTATTATTGGGCGAAACCAAGATTACAGAAACCATAAAGAAGATCACCGAAAAGCGCGACAAAGACTATGTCATGGCATTGGGCCTTATCCCGATCTCGAAAGCCAACGCCGAGGCAGACTTGTTGAAGCGATACAACATCTTGCAAAATTTTCTTAAAGAGAGTAAGCAGTTTGGTGCACAGCGCCAAGAAAGTGAGAAAAATGCTGTAGCGATCGGGATGGACAATTTGGCCCGGAATGCAGGTTTTGAAGATAGCGTACGCTTTGTGTGGGCCATGGAAGGAAAGGCTACACAGCAGATATTGAAGGAATCAATGGTGACGATCGATGATGTAGAAGTGCAGCTGGTGGTAGACGAGGAGGGGAAAGCAGAGTTGTTGGTGAACCGAAACGGAAAAATGCTGAAGAGCGTGCCCGATAAGTACAAGAAGAATAAGGCTATTGAATCGCTAAAAGAGGGAAAAGCTTACTTAACAAAACAATTTTCTAGGACAAAGCTGGCGCTCGAAAATTCGATGTTAAGACGCGATAGTTACAGCATGTCGGAGTTGCGACAGATTATGGAACACCCGATTGTGAAAGCCATGCTCAGTAAGCTGGTGCTGTATATACCGGATAACCAACAGGCTGGATTCTGGTCGGAAGAAGGTTTGCTCGATAGTAGTGGGAACGTTGTACCGGTGAAGGAAACTGACCGTATACTGATCGCTCACCCTGTTCATCTCTACAACTCGGTGCAGTGGGATTTGTATCAGCACTATCTTTTTACACATGCCATACAACAGCCCTTCAAACAAGTATTCCGGGAGCTATATGTACCGACGGCCGATGAATTGGAACAGCTTACACGATCTGCCCGCTACCAAGGACAGCAGATACAACCGCAAAAGACCATCGCCTTATTACGGGGAAGGGGCTGGACGGTAAGTTATGAAGAGGGTTTGCAGAAGGTATTCCATAAGGAGGGCTATCTGGTGACGATGTTTGCGATGGCCGATTGGTATACGCCTTCGGATGTAGAGGCGCCAACTTTAGAGCTGGTCTGCTTCTATGCGTTACGAGACCGAGCACTTTTGCCGATTACCGACATCGATCCGGTCGTTTTTTCGGAGGTGATGCGCGATATGGATCTTGTGGTCAGTGTGGCTCATGTTGGTGAGGTTGATCCTGAGGCGAGCCACAGCAGCATGCAGATGCGTGCAGCCTTGGCCGGCGAAAGTGCTAAGCTATTTGGATTGGATAATGTGGAGGTTAAAGAACGACATATCCTGATACATGGGACACTTGCAGACTACAGCATACATTTGGGCAGTGGAATGGTAAGTAAAGGCGGTCGACAACTGGCCATCATCCCTGTGCATAGCCAACACCGCGGGCGAATTTTCCTCCCGTTTGTCGATGACGATCCGAAATCGGCAGAGATCATTAGCAAAATGCGCTATTTGGCCCAAGATAATAAGATTAAGGATCCGACAATCTTAGCACAGATTAACGGCTAA
- a CDS encoding GNAT family N-acetyltransferase — MPITISAAKTITLDQVLPLYKANFWSAAEKPDELLAALRNSHALITAWDNTRLVGLGNAISDGHLVVYYPHLLVLPHYHGQGIGRKIMDRLQQLYQDFHMQMLTADADAIEFYQKMGFEKAGQTQPMWIYAGGEH; from the coding sequence ATGCCAATAACGATCTCAGCAGCAAAAACAATCACTCTTGATCAAGTTTTACCATTATACAAAGCGAATTTCTGGAGTGCTGCGGAAAAACCAGACGAGTTGCTAGCTGCATTGAGAAATTCACACGCGCTGATTACAGCCTGGGATAACACTAGACTGGTGGGCTTAGGGAATGCTATATCCGATGGTCACTTGGTAGTTTATTATCCTCATCTATTAGTGCTTCCGCATTACCATGGGCAAGGCATTGGCAGGAAGATCATGGATCGATTACAACAATTATATCAGGATTTTCATATGCAAATGTTAACAGCAGACGCTGACGCCATCGAATTTTATCAGAAAATGGGTTTCGAAAAGGCTGGGCAAACACAGCCTATGTGGATTTATGCAGGTGGCGAACACTAA
- a CDS encoding SDR family oxidoreductase, whose amino-acid sequence MSKKVVFITGTNSGFGWLTAHSVAASGHQVYAAMRDTAGKNAEKAKTLSAQENITVLDVTITDDESVKQAVEQIIAREGKIDVIVNNAGFSINGVAESFTTADVQSLFDVNVIAPWRLMKQALPAMRQQQEGLIINVTSGFGRFSFPFAVMYGASKFGLEGLSEGLHYELRPLGIDVAIVEPGAFPTEMQQKINVASDTSVLEGYQAIAEMPNKMVEALGQLMQTVKPNPQDVADAIVKLIDTEKGKRPLRTVVDPITGQFIEETNRAVAAQYEQGIRLFDMGEMLG is encoded by the coding sequence ATGAGTAAAAAAGTAGTTTTTATTACAGGAACAAATAGCGGATTTGGTTGGTTAACGGCGCATAGCGTGGCCGCATCGGGGCATCAGGTGTATGCAGCCATGCGGGATACCGCAGGCAAGAATGCCGAAAAGGCCAAGACCTTGTCTGCACAGGAGAATATCACGGTGTTGGATGTTACCATTACCGACGACGAGAGCGTGAAGCAGGCGGTTGAGCAGATCATAGCGCGCGAAGGTAAGATCGACGTGATCGTCAACAACGCCGGTTTCTCCATCAATGGAGTAGCCGAGAGTTTTACCACGGCCGATGTGCAGTCGTTATTCGACGTCAACGTCATAGCCCCTTGGCGACTAATGAAACAGGCGCTCCCAGCGATGCGTCAGCAACAGGAAGGCCTTATTATTAATGTGACGAGCGGCTTTGGACGTTTCTCCTTTCCTTTTGCCGTGATGTATGGCGCCTCAAAATTTGGTCTAGAAGGATTGAGCGAGGGTCTACATTACGAATTAAGGCCACTGGGAATCGATGTGGCCATTGTGGAGCCCGGCGCCTTCCCTACCGAAATGCAACAGAAAATCAACGTTGCTTCTGATACATCCGTATTGGAAGGATATCAGGCGATTGCCGAGATGCCCAACAAGATGGTGGAAGCATTGGGACAGCTGATGCAAACGGTGAAACCAAATCCTCAAGATGTGGCCGATGCCATTGTCAAATTGATCGATACCGAAAAAGGAAAAAGACCGTTGCGTACCGTCGTAGACCCTATTACGGGTCAATTTATCGAGGAGACCAACCGTGCTGTTGCCGCGCAATATGAGCAAGGCATCAGACTATTCGATATGGGCGAAATGCTGGGGTAA
- a CDS encoding nucleotidyl transferase AbiEii/AbiGii toxin family protein, with protein MAIDYLHNHQDFAALLRIVEEETGIAVGLVEKDYWIMHVLYGLKKQGFTFELKGGTSLSKGYGLIDRFSEDIDIHIHPDKEFGINENPNNTKPKNVAARRSFYDSLAKSIQISGVVSAMRDLAFDDEKAYRSGGIRLHYDNKVDKILGLKEGILLEAGFDMVKPNKAMTISSWAYDRALQSEIDVIDNRAVDIPCYHPGYTFVEKLQTIATKFRQEKEGKVAKPNFMRQYYDVYCLLGDEVVQNFIGSENYLEHKENRFPQADYAIPISENEAFLLNDPATRADYKKMYSDTSDLYYKGQPAFDELLDRISNYIAKL; from the coding sequence ATGGCCATAGATTATCTTCATAACCACCAAGATTTTGCTGCACTTTTACGGATTGTCGAAGAGGAGACAGGTATTGCGGTGGGATTAGTCGAAAAGGACTATTGGATCATGCATGTATTGTATGGATTGAAAAAACAGGGGTTTACGTTCGAATTGAAAGGCGGAACTTCATTATCCAAAGGATATGGGCTTATCGATCGGTTTTCGGAAGATATTGATATACATATTCATCCCGACAAAGAATTCGGAATAAACGAAAATCCAAATAACACGAAACCTAAAAATGTGGCCGCTCGCCGGTCTTTTTACGACAGCCTAGCCAAATCCATACAGATAAGCGGAGTTGTTAGTGCAATGAGAGACCTTGCTTTTGACGATGAAAAGGCTTATCGTAGCGGTGGAATTCGTTTACACTATGATAATAAGGTTGATAAAATTCTAGGCCTAAAAGAGGGGATATTGCTTGAGGCGGGGTTCGATATGGTCAAGCCTAATAAGGCGATGACCATAAGTTCCTGGGCATATGACAGAGCTTTGCAGTCTGAAATAGACGTTATTGACAATAGAGCAGTCGACATTCCTTGTTATCATCCCGGCTATACCTTCGTGGAGAAGCTGCAGACAATTGCGACAAAATTTAGGCAAGAAAAAGAAGGTAAAGTTGCCAAGCCAAATTTTATGCGGCAATATTATGACGTGTATTGTTTACTAGGAGATGAAGTTGTGCAGAACTTTATAGGTAGTGAGAACTACCTTGAACACAAGGAAAACCGATTTCCGCAGGCTGATTATGCAATACCCATCTCCGAGAACGAAGCCTTTTTGTTGAATGATCCAGCTACAAGAGCGGATTATAAAAAAATGTATTCAGACACCTCAGATCTGTATTACAAAGGACAACCCGCTTTTGATGAACTGCTAGATAGGATAAGCAATTATATCGCTAAGCTTTAA
- a CDS encoding Crp/Fnr family transcriptional regulator: protein MDTLIDFILRFGDLNRQQIDYIMSKAKTVELKKQAYFSEAGKVPQYVGFILEGVFRFCYYNNKGEEITNYFVDEGNFVVDNQKFESQIIAVEYVQAITDCKLLVFSKKDWDDIGNTIVGFEMIKAKITQKCLALAVERRSPLIAEDATTRYLSFLEGFPNLVNRIPLSYVASYLGITQQSLSRIRKGIR from the coding sequence ATGGACACGCTTATAGATTTCATTTTACGATTTGGCGATTTGAATCGGCAGCAGATCGATTATATCATGAGTAAGGCGAAGACCGTGGAGCTAAAAAAGCAGGCATACTTTTCCGAGGCGGGCAAGGTTCCACAATATGTAGGCTTTATACTGGAGGGGGTATTTCGCTTTTGCTACTACAATAACAAGGGCGAAGAGATTACCAACTATTTCGTGGATGAAGGCAACTTTGTGGTAGACAATCAGAAGTTCGAATCGCAGATTATTGCGGTGGAATATGTGCAGGCCATCACGGATTGCAAGCTATTGGTGTTCTCAAAAAAAGACTGGGACGATATCGGCAACACCATTGTGGGCTTTGAAATGATCAAAGCCAAGATAACACAAAAGTGCTTGGCCCTAGCGGTAGAGCGCCGAAGCCCGCTTATAGCCGAAGATGCCACCACACGTTACCTTTCTTTTCTTGAAGGCTTCCCCAATCTTGTCAACCGTATACCCTTATCCTACGTGGCCTCCTACTTGGGCATCACGCAGCAATCCTTAAGCCGTATACGAAAGGGTATCCGATAA
- a CDS encoding helix-turn-helix domain-containing protein: MDEIIHFHTIREYNTFNNNETLHPLISIVDLEKASPRQLRRLRYDFYTVFFKQIKCGDLRYGLDYYDYEEGTLIFLAPGQVIGEYKEEFYSPQGTALVFHPDLLHGTVLAAHMKNYNFFAYAASEALHLSEQERKIILDCLDKISYELNHSIDKHSKQLITANIMLFLDYCQRFYDRQFITREKVNKGILERFETLLDSYFLSDKPQELGTPTVAYMAQELHLSANYFGDLIKKETGKSPQEYIHFKIIDTAKSMLFDSEKTVNEIAYALGFRYPQHFSRFFKKVTGKSPNEYRIADVN, translated from the coding sequence ATGGACGAAATCATTCATTTTCATACCATCCGGGAGTATAACACCTTCAATAACAACGAAACGCTGCATCCGCTTATCAGCATTGTGGATCTCGAAAAAGCGTCGCCGCGGCAGTTGAGACGCCTTCGTTACGACTTTTACACGGTATTTTTCAAACAGATCAAATGCGGTGACCTGCGTTATGGCTTAGATTATTATGACTATGAAGAAGGTACCTTGATATTCTTGGCTCCAGGGCAGGTTATTGGTGAATACAAGGAAGAATTTTACAGCCCACAGGGCACGGCCTTGGTTTTTCATCCTGATCTATTGCACGGCACAGTGTTGGCCGCCCACATGAAAAACTATAATTTTTTCGCCTACGCAGCTAGCGAAGCGCTACACCTCTCAGAACAGGAACGGAAGATTATCCTCGATTGCCTCGACAAGATTAGCTACGAATTGAACCATAGCATTGACAAGCATAGCAAACAGTTGATCACCGCCAATATTATGCTGTTCCTCGATTACTGCCAACGTTTTTACGATAGGCAGTTTATAACGCGAGAGAAAGTCAACAAAGGCATCTTAGAGCGCTTCGAAACCCTGTTAGATAGTTACTTTCTGTCTGATAAACCGCAGGAACTCGGTACGCCCACGGTAGCCTATATGGCGCAAGAGCTACACTTATCGGCCAATTATTTTGGCGATCTCATCAAAAAGGAAACGGGTAAATCACCACAAGAATATATCCACTTCAAGATCATTGATACGGCGAAAAGTATGCTGTTTGATTCAGAAAAAACGGTCAACGAGATTGCCTATGCCCTCGGTTTTCGCTATCCACAACACTTCTCACGCTTCTTTAAAAAAGTAACGGGAAAAAGTCCAAATGAATACAGAATTGCGGATGTTAATTAA